Proteins from one Homalodisca vitripennis isolate AUS2020 chromosome 3, UT_GWSS_2.1, whole genome shotgun sequence genomic window:
- the LOC124356675 gene encoding acidic leucine-rich nuclear phosphoprotein 32 family member B-like, with amino-acid sequence MSTKENNAEVAVDKVTENNEKSADAKAEVKGTKRPAEDKSEDAKKQKKEENGEEEELEDEEEDVEGEEEDEEDELPEDELDEGEEEEDEEGEGEGDDDEDDA; translated from the exons ATGAGTACGAAGGAAAATAACGCCGAAGTAGCTGTAGATAAAGTTACAGAAAACAATGAGAAGTCAGCGGACGCGAAAGCAGAAGTAAAGGGAACAAAAAGGCCGGCAGAG GACAAAAGTGAAGAtgccaaaaaacaaaaaaaggaagaGAATGGAGAGGaggaagagttagaagacgagGAAGAAGATGTGGAAGGAGAGGAAGAGGATGAGGAGGATGAATTACCTGAAGATGAATTAGACGAAGGAGAAG AGGAGGAGGATGAAGAAGGTGAAGGGGAAGGGGATGACGATGAAGATGACGCATAA